Below is a window of bacterium DNA.
GAAAGGGGTGGTTCTGGCCTGGTTTCCCAAGGCCTTCACCAGGGGTTGAACGGAGGAGCTCAAGGCGCTGCGTGACAGTGCCTCTGATCTCGAGGCCTTCGATGCGGCGGTGTTCATGGTCAGCCTCGACGACCCGGAGAAGAACCAGGAGTTCGCCGAATCCCTGGACGCCGATCTGACATTGCTCTCCGATACCACGGGGGACGTCGCCAAGGCCTACGGTGTCCGCGGCTTTGGTGGCCTGTTTGCCAAGCGCTGGACCTTCTACATCGATCGCGAGGGCATGATTCGCGAGATCGACAAAGACGTGAACGTCGGAAGTGCAGGCCAGGACATCGCCCGCTACCTCGGCGAACTCGGCTTCCCCCGCACCGACTAGTTGGCCGCCTTCTGGCCTTTGTATTCGCAGAAGGCTCCGGGAACCGTTACGCGGACGCGGGCGTGTTCGAAGCCGACACTTGCCATGGCTGCGACGATCTCTTCCTCGGGCACGCATTGCTCCACCGTGTCCCAGTAGTAGTCCATCAAGAGCTTGGCATCGCGATCGCGGGTGAAGAGGAGCGTGAGGCCGGGGATGGCCGTCTTCCAGACGAAGCGGGTGAGCGCGTGACCGATCTTGCTCTTGGCGACGTGACCTTCGAGCAGCCATACCTTGCCGCCCGGCTTGAGCACGCGGAGGTATTCCGAGAAGGTTGCCTTCAGATCCGAGACGTGGCGTAGGGCAATCCCCATCGTCACGAAATCGAAGGTGTTGCTCTTGAACGGCAACGCCTGGGCGACGCCCCGGGTGAGAGGGCCCGAGAAGTTCTTCTGGGCCTCGGCCAGCATGCCCTCGTTGGGGTCCACGCCGAAGACCCTGCCCGTAGGTCCGACGATCTTGACGGCGCCGCGGGAGACGGCGGCCGTGCCGATCGCCACGTCCAGAACCTTCATGCCGGGCCGCAGGCCGTTGATTCGAAGAGAGTGGCGCCGATAGGCCAGGCCGCCATTGCCGAAGATCCGCTCGATCGTGTTGTAGTGGGGTGCCGTCCGCTTGAAGAGATCGTGGACGTAGGCGCTCCGCTCCGGATCCGAATCGTAGTAGGTGGTGAGAGTCTTGTGAGGCGGCAGGGCCTCGCCTTTTCGGGTGTTTTCGTCGGACATAGGCAGGTAGTGTAGGCGCTGCGCAACGCCCCGCAGCCTGTATCCTTGGGTCTTGCTCCAGGGGGGGATCGTGGAGCCGCGCCCGGATTTCCTGACCAGTCGCCTGCTCGATCGCTTGCTGCCTGCTCGGGTCCTCGAAACAGGTGGACCAGAGGGGCGCTCCCGCGCCCGGCTCCTCGCGGGCGTTTCGATCCTGTTCGTCGTGGTCGGGGC
It encodes the following:
- a CDS encoding peroxiredoxin; translation: MRRTRWRFSIALLAVGLLASAAAAADLVVGTPAPAFRLTGSDGKTYALEDFVGTKGVVLAWFPKAFTRGUTEELKALRDSASDLEAFDAAVFMVSLDDPEKNQEFAESLDADLTLLSDTTGDVAKAYGVRGFGGLFAKRWTFYIDREGMIREIDKDVNVGSAGQDIARYLGELGFPRTD
- a CDS encoding class I SAM-dependent methyltransferase, coding for MSDENTRKGEALPPHKTLTTYYDSDPERSAYVHDLFKRTAPHYNTIERIFGNGGLAYRRHSLRINGLRPGMKVLDVAIGTAAVSRGAVKIVGPTGRVFGVDPNEGMLAEAQKNFSGPLTRGVAQALPFKSNTFDFVTMGIALRHVSDLKATFSEYLRVLKPGGKVWLLEGHVAKSKIGHALTRFVWKTAIPGLTLLFTRDRDAKLLMDYYWDTVEQCVPEEEIVAAMASVGFEHARVRVTVPGAFCEYKGQKAAN